From Borrelia sp. RT5S, the proteins below share one genomic window:
- the mnmA gene encoding tRNA 2-thiouridine(34) synthase MnmA produces the protein MRIAVLLSGGVDSSVALYEMIKRGCKHIKCYYLKIWLEDELSYIGECPWREDIECVEAVCKKFNVPYATINLQDEYYKRVVAYAIEELKIGNTPSPDIFCNTRIKFGAFFDKINESYDLIVTGHYAKIENRNSHYILKQAKDRVKDQSYFLSNLSGKQLSKLHFPLGNLLKVEVREIAQEIDLPNKNRKDSQGICFLGKIKYDEFVRYHLGELKGNIVEKETGKIVGTHNGYWFFTIGQRKGIKLSNGPWFVVEKDIENNVIYISNSKNYLKQGRQKFLVHKMNWINEPPSRGSLSVKIRHGEKKTQCMIEMLERNIIQVSLQKEDYGISPGQFCIFYQNDECLGGAKILKVLA, from the coding sequence ATGAGAATAGCGGTACTTTTGTCTGGAGGAGTAGACAGCTCCGTGGCTCTTTATGAAATGATAAAGAGAGGGTGCAAGCATATAAAATGCTATTATCTGAAAATTTGGCTTGAGGATGAACTTTCCTATATTGGAGAGTGTCCTTGGCGTGAAGACATTGAATGCGTAGAAGCCGTCTGCAAAAAATTTAACGTACCATACGCAACTATCAATCTACAGGATGAATATTACAAAAGAGTGGTGGCTTATGCTATTGAAGAATTAAAAATTGGAAACACCCCAAGTCCAGATATATTTTGTAACACGAGGATAAAATTTGGGGCATTCTTTGATAAAATCAATGAGAGCTATGATCTAATTGTAACAGGTCATTATGCTAAAATTGAGAATAGAAATAGTCATTACATACTTAAACAGGCTAAGGATAGAGTCAAGGATCAAAGTTACTTTTTGTCCAACCTCTCCGGGAAACAGCTGTCAAAATTACATTTTCCTCTAGGAAATCTACTGAAAGTCGAAGTGAGAGAGATAGCACAGGAAATAGATTTACCTAATAAAAACAGAAAGGATAGCCAGGGGATTTGTTTTTTAGGAAAAATAAAATACGATGAATTTGTCAGATATCATTTAGGAGAACTTAAGGGCAACATAGTTGAAAAAGAGACAGGAAAAATAGTTGGGACTCATAATGGTTATTGGTTTTTTACAATTGGACAAAGAAAAGGGATTAAACTTAGCAATGGCCCATGGTTTGTGGTAGAAAAAGATATTGAAAACAACGTCATTTATATCTCTAACAGCAAAAATTACCTGAAACAAGGAAGACAAAAATTTTTAGTTCACAAGATGAACTGGATAAATGAACCACCAAGCCGTGGGAGCCTGAGCGTCAAAATAAGACACGGTGAGAAAAAAACACAATGCATGATAGAAATGCTAGAACGCAATATCATACAAGTCTCTCTACAAAAAGAAGACTACGGGATCTCTCCGGGGCAATTCTGCATATTCTACCAAAACGATGAATGCCTAGGGGGTGCTAAAATCCTTAAAGTATTGGCCTAG
- a CDS encoding hydroxymethylglutaryl-CoA synthase, translating into MRVGISDIRVFLPLNYLDFSVLLENSSYRSDEHFFKKFNKAIDSTLQRGFRFTSPNEDSVTMASSAVKLLFDNNDLDLEKVRVFLGGTETGVDYSKSISSYVYGALGIAGIYLRNNFLSYQVQHACAGAALSVHSAASIISHLDESEYGVVFSSDIAHYSPLTTAEITQGAGAVAVLIEQNPKILSINLSEFGVYTDDVDDFFRPFGSLEARVRGRYSIECYNRANEEALVNFAHKKSMSVKDLFFKYRFVLHVPFAKMPIDSMHYILKKYYSEDESVCNSYLESIDFYDSIEASREVGNLYTGSIFLSLMTYLKRVFSKKDISGEKILLCSYGSGNIMVIYELLVEKGAYSVVKTWNIDSVLSERHNANFDEYRNFFENKIVPGESDGFYLKEIREDGYRIYGYRA; encoded by the coding sequence ATGCGGGTGGGTATAAGTGATATTAGAGTTTTTTTACCTCTAAATTATTTGGATTTTTCTGTTCTTTTAGAGAATTCTTCATATAGATCCGATGAGCATTTTTTTAAAAAGTTCAATAAAGCAATAGATTCAACTCTCCAGAGAGGATTTAGATTTACAAGCCCCAATGAAGATAGCGTTACCATGGCTAGTTCTGCTGTTAAGCTTCTTTTTGACAACAATGATCTTGATTTAGAAAAGGTAAGGGTGTTTTTAGGTGGAACGGAAACAGGAGTGGATTATTCAAAATCAATTTCTTCCTACGTCTACGGAGCTCTTGGGATAGCTGGTATTTATTTGAGAAATAATTTTTTGAGTTATCAAGTACAGCACGCGTGTGCGGGCGCTGCGCTCTCTGTGCACAGTGCTGCAAGTATTATAAGCCATCTAGACGAGTCTGAATATGGGGTGGTATTTTCTAGTGATATTGCGCATTACAGTCCCCTAACTACAGCCGAGATTACTCAGGGAGCAGGAGCTGTGGCTGTTCTTATTGAGCAGAATCCTAAAATATTGTCTATTAATTTGTCTGAATTTGGAGTTTATACTGATGATGTTGATGATTTTTTTAGGCCGTTTGGAAGCCTTGAAGCTAGGGTAAGGGGACGCTATTCCATCGAGTGCTACAACAGAGCAAACGAGGAAGCCTTGGTAAATTTTGCGCATAAGAAAAGTATGAGCGTTAAAGACTTATTTTTTAAATACAGGTTTGTTTTGCATGTACCTTTTGCAAAAATGCCCATAGACTCAATGCATTACATTTTGAAGAAATATTACAGTGAAGATGAGTCTGTTTGCAATTCTTATTTAGAGTCAATAGATTTTTATGATTCTATTGAGGCTTCTAGGGAAGTGGGGAATTTGTATACAGGTTCAATATTTTTATCTTTGATGACTTATTTAAAGAGAGTATTTTCAAAGAAGGATATTAGTGGAGAAAAGATACTTCTTTGCTCTTATGGATCTGGCAATATTATGGTTATTTACGAACTTTTGGTTGAAAAGGGTGCATATTCTGTTGTCAAGACTTGGAATATCGATAGCGTTTTGTCTGAAAGGCACAATGCAAATTTTGATGAATATAGGAATTTTTTTGAGAATAAGATAGTCCCAGGCGAATCTGATGGATTTTATTTAAAAGAAATTAGGGAAGACGGATATCGAATTTATGGGTATCGAGCCTAA
- a CDS encoding ABC transporter permease encodes MNAGSCRYKEITLKFLNTPVFVNFFALCLGFLVVGLVVSLLGYSPFRMYYIIIEIMFSSPKHLGYILSYATPLIFTGLSVGIALKAGLFNIGVEGQFILGSITALMVGIFLELPPFLHVICVFFVTFIVSGSLGILIGYLKVKFNINEVIAGIMFNWILFHINNIILDISLIKKENSDLSRPIRESAFIDFFGSWKLSPEGLAYRAENPFINDFLKAPLNFGIIIGIFFAVLIWVLLSRTILGFKISSIGHNIEASYRMGIDIKKVLLFAMFLSGALAGLAGAVQVMGVNKAIFKLSYMEGTGLNGIAVALIANNSPIGIIFSSILFSILLYGSGRVQSLMGLSSSIVSLMIGIVVLVISASHFLNKMILGGIKGVRRNSISN; translated from the coding sequence ATGAATGCTGGTAGTTGTAGGTATAAAGAGATAACACTGAAGTTTTTAAATACACCAGTGTTTGTTAACTTTTTTGCATTGTGTTTGGGATTTTTAGTTGTTGGCTTGGTGGTATCTCTGCTTGGTTATTCGCCCTTTAGGATGTATTACATAATAATAGAAATTATGTTTTCTTCTCCTAAGCATTTAGGTTACATTTTAAGTTATGCAACTCCATTGATTTTTACAGGGCTTTCAGTGGGTATTGCTTTAAAAGCAGGTCTTTTTAACATTGGAGTTGAAGGCCAGTTTATACTTGGATCAATTACAGCTTTAATGGTTGGGATTTTTTTAGAATTGCCCCCCTTTTTGCATGTGATTTGTGTTTTTTTTGTGACTTTTATTGTGTCAGGAAGTCTTGGGATTTTAATTGGATACTTAAAGGTTAAATTTAATATAAATGAAGTAATTGCGGGGATCATGTTTAATTGGATTTTGTTCCATATAAATAACATAATTCTGGACATATCTCTCATTAAGAAGGAAAATAGTGACTTGTCTAGGCCAATCAGAGAAAGTGCTTTTATTGATTTTTTTGGTTCTTGGAAATTATCGCCTGAGGGGCTTGCCTATAGGGCTGAAAACCCATTTATTAATGATTTTCTAAAGGCTCCCCTTAACTTTGGAATAATCATTGGAATTTTTTTTGCCGTTTTAATATGGGTTTTGTTAAGCAGGACAATACTCGGATTTAAGATTAGCTCTATAGGACACAACATAGAGGCTTCTTATCGTATGGGGATTGACATTAAAAAAGTTTTGTTATTTGCTATGTTCCTTTCGGGAGCCCTTGCGGGGCTTGCAGGAGCCGTACAAGTTATGGGAGTTAATAAGGCAATATTTAAGCTTTCCTATATGGAAGGAACTGGCCTTAACGGTATAGCTGTGGCCTTAATCGCAAATAATTCACCAATCGGAATAATATTTTCAAGTATTTTATTCTCGATTCTGCTCTACGGGAGTGGTAGGGTTCAGAGTTTGATGGGGCTATCCTCTTCGATCGTATCTTTGATGATAGGCATAGTGGTACTTGTAATTTCTGCTAGTCATTTTTTAAATAAGATGATTTTAGGGGGTATAAAGGGTGTTAGGCGAAATAGTATTTCTAATTAG
- a CDS encoding ABC transporter ATP-binding protein: protein MQDVLVLDRVTKQYGNFVANDEVSISFRRGEIHAILGENGAGKTTLMKTIYGVHKPTSGRLFLRGKELHLKDSSESIRNGIGMVFQHFMLIPNFTAVQNIILGYEDSGFGFINYGEALKKILNISRKYGLEIDTDRQVQDLGVGMGQKIEIIKVLYRNADIIIFDEPTAVLAPSEIDEFMKILKMLASEGHTVILITHKIKEIKTVAQKCTIMRLGKVVGTFDVSEVDERILTKLMIGKETALDASRRQFVDNTNVLEVKDLNVKDERGVLKVKNVSFNVRSSEILGIAGIEGSGQEELVEAILGIRAAVSGEIFKKTGDEFESIKGFSVKQIIDRKIGNIPSDRQKHGLILDFSVLQNIGIKSFDDVRYLDIREKNKINKLSFKTLDNIKKQFVGFNLSFLKKVSRQLTNSFDIRPRDILCKVKNLSGGNQQKVIVARELNLEPEVLLAVQPTRGLDIGAVENIYKKILEQRDLGTAILLVSLELEELMSVCDRIAVMYDGQIVGILEDNFDVNIIGKMMTGGVG from the coding sequence GTGCAGGATGTACTGGTTCTGGATAGAGTAACAAAGCAGTATGGGAATTTTGTAGCCAATGATGAAGTCTCTATCAGCTTTAGAAGGGGAGAGATACATGCAATTCTTGGTGAAAATGGTGCTGGTAAAACCACTTTAATGAAAACTATTTACGGGGTGCATAAGCCTACGAGCGGGCGCCTTTTTTTAAGGGGTAAGGAATTACACCTTAAAGATTCAAGCGAATCCATTCGTAATGGTATTGGGATGGTTTTTCAACACTTCATGTTAATTCCAAATTTCACGGCTGTACAAAACATTATATTGGGCTATGAAGATTCGGGGTTTGGGTTTATTAATTATGGGGAAGCGCTAAAAAAAATACTCAATATTTCTAGGAAGTATGGACTAGAAATAGATACTGATAGGCAGGTTCAAGACTTGGGCGTTGGAATGGGACAGAAGATAGAGATAATTAAAGTTCTATATCGGAATGCAGATATCATTATTTTTGACGAGCCTACCGCAGTACTTGCCCCGAGTGAAATTGATGAATTTATGAAGATTTTAAAAATGTTGGCTTCAGAGGGGCATACTGTAATACTTATTACACATAAGATAAAGGAAATAAAGACTGTAGCACAAAAGTGTACAATTATGAGGCTTGGGAAGGTTGTGGGGACTTTTGATGTTTCCGAAGTTGATGAGAGAATTCTTACCAAGTTAATGATAGGCAAGGAAACAGCTCTTGATGCATCTAGGAGACAATTTGTTGACAATACGAATGTTCTTGAAGTTAAGGACTTAAATGTTAAGGATGAGAGGGGCGTACTTAAAGTTAAAAATGTTAGTTTTAATGTCAGAAGTAGTGAAATTTTGGGGATAGCTGGAATTGAAGGGAGTGGACAGGAGGAATTAGTTGAAGCTATTCTTGGTATAAGAGCAGCAGTCAGTGGAGAGATATTTAAGAAGACTGGAGATGAGTTTGAATCTATAAAGGGGTTTAGTGTAAAACAAATAATAGATAGAAAGATAGGCAACATCCCATCTGATAGGCAAAAGCACGGTCTTATTCTAGATTTCAGTGTTTTACAGAATATTGGGATTAAGAGCTTTGATGATGTTAGGTACCTAGATATTAGGGAAAAAAATAAGATTAACAAATTAAGTTTTAAGACATTAGATAACATTAAAAAGCAGTTTGTTGGGTTTAATTTAAGCTTTCTTAAAAAGGTAAGTAGACAACTTACAAATTCATTTGATATTAGACCAAGAGACATTTTGTGTAAGGTTAAGAATTTATCTGGAGGTAATCAGCAAAAGGTAATTGTTGCCCGTGAGCTCAATTTGGAACCTGAGGTTCTCCTAGCAGTGCAGCCCACAAGAGGACTCGATATCGGTGCTGTTGAAAATATTTATAAGAAAATACTTGAACAAAGAGATTTGGGGACAGCCATTCTTCTTGTATCTCTTGAGCTTGAAGAGCTTATGAGTGTTTGTGATAGAATAGCCGTGATGTACGACGGACAAATTGTAGGTATTCTGGAGGATAATTTTGATGTTAATATTATTGGTAAAATGATGACGGGTGGTGTGGGTTAG
- a CDS encoding ABC transporter permease — protein MLGEIVFLISETLVNSQTLILAGLGGLISEKSGIINIGLEGTMALGAFVGAAFAYFYGYPLFAIFVGGFSGVILSSLHAIFTIFLKSDQIITGMAINFLGPAIAMLFGIFIFGSSSTPPIDVKLPVLFDGVLDKKSLIFQIFGKRYSLYMAIICVIIAHIVFRHTKIGLRIKASGEDPEVLESLGVNVVMIRFFCVLLSGLFAGVAGAIISTVITSSYMQGIIGGQGFIAIVMLIFGKWQPFGILIGSFLFSFVRTLVVVMSQVPFFSSMVSPKLLIILPYVVVILSLMFFSKKSYGPKALGLPYKQD, from the coding sequence GTGTTAGGCGAAATAGTATTTCTAATTAGTGAGACTTTAGTGAATTCTCAAACTTTAATTCTAGCGGGTTTAGGAGGGCTTATAAGTGAGAAGAGCGGAATAATAAACATTGGTCTTGAGGGAACAATGGCTCTTGGCGCGTTTGTTGGCGCTGCATTTGCGTATTTTTATGGCTACCCATTATTTGCAATTTTTGTTGGAGGTTTTTCAGGAGTTATTCTTTCAAGTCTTCATGCGATTTTTACTATTTTCCTTAAATCAGACCAGATAATAACTGGAATGGCTATTAATTTTTTGGGACCAGCCATTGCTATGTTGTTTGGTATTTTCATTTTTGGCTCTTCCTCAACCCCCCCAATAGATGTTAAGTTGCCTGTGCTTTTTGATGGTGTTTTGGATAAAAAATCTCTTATATTTCAAATTTTTGGAAAAAGATATTCACTCTATATGGCAATAATATGTGTTATTATTGCTCATATCGTATTTAGACATACTAAAATTGGGCTTAGAATTAAAGCTAGTGGTGAAGACCCGGAGGTTTTAGAATCTCTTGGGGTCAATGTTGTTATGATTAGGTTTTTTTGTGTGCTTTTGAGTGGTCTTTTTGCAGGAGTGGCGGGGGCAATTATTTCTACTGTAATCACTTCAAGCTATATGCAAGGAATTATCGGGGGGCAGGGTTTTATCGCTATTGTTATGTTAATTTTTGGGAAATGGCAACCTTTTGGAATCTTAATAGGCAGCTTTTTATTCTCTTTTGTAAGAACTTTAGTTGTTGTAATGTCTCAAGTCCCTTTTTTTTCCTCAATGGTATCTCCTAAATTATTGATCATATTGCCTTACGTTGTTGTAATCCTAAGTCTTATGTTTTTTTCAAAAAAGAGCTATGGCCCTAAGGCTCTAGGTTTACCTTATAAACAAGATTAA
- a CDS encoding methyl-accepting chemotaxis protein has protein sequence MLKIKYKFVGFLFVFLVVIILFFSWVFKSVLGSYVESYYKQLTRGQVRRASFAIQSLLDTFYIIMDGTGSTIALDTLYEYSFLKNGGRRAFSGAEISKMRENSKVILDTVKTSKRYRERVYRTLADLKIDTVYEEFAFLDFEGKVIVTTRHENNMDFGQSESGTRYFKRTLEGYKRDKLNFVGWHMGLTEGIAGEVAVRSRQKEKRAFAIAVPVYSAEDKVVLGYLVGYLVNDVVSNILDRSRFGFYNRGNLLYLDPSNHAANPLVEYNEGAKMGSKFIGLLKSALSKPPRPAVVATEAPVYQIERAYFPEMGLDNYYAMLPISSKLGEDSGLLLARIPYEDIYGVIESLALKFVIASILGVVAIVVILAMRIDVIISHRLDLIRSLVGEIVQGNLDKEHSLDDKCSDELHSLGMQIIRMRDNIASAIRSVLRNISYVNKASVEVANSSQNLSSGALQQASTLEEMSANIEQISAGVRMSANNSRQTEQIALKTNENSQIGGKAVEESVMAMQAIVEKVSVIEEIARKTNLLALNAAIEAARAGDEGKGFAVVASEIRKLADLSKISALEIGELVEENSRVATEAGLIFKDMLPEIEETTNLVKKISDESSNQDEQITQFKMALDQVGEVVQASAASSEELSSMAEKMLEKSKELKSAVSFFKIKDVGDVTDSDGYFSPDEDGTGSVPGGISSLNKDNGLSLGDREDDVYGNSNVGVDSINKRVDPNKAIDIVGKKLNFDEDFSDF, from the coding sequence ATGTTGAAGATTAAATACAAGTTTGTGGGGTTTTTGTTCGTATTTTTGGTTGTGATTATACTGTTTTTTTCTTGGGTTTTTAAGTCTGTTTTGGGTAGTTATGTGGAAAGCTATTATAAGCAGCTTACAAGGGGGCAAGTGAGGAGAGCTTCTTTTGCTATTCAATCTTTGTTGGACACGTTTTACATCATTATGGACGGCACAGGGTCCACTATAGCTCTTGACACCCTTTATGAATATTCTTTTTTAAAAAATGGTGGTCGACGTGCCTTTTCGGGAGCTGAAATAAGCAAAATGAGAGAGAATTCTAAGGTTATACTTGATACGGTTAAGACAAGCAAGAGGTATCGCGAACGAGTATACAGGACGTTGGCAGATTTGAAAATAGATACCGTTTACGAGGAATTTGCGTTTCTTGACTTTGAAGGCAAGGTAATTGTCACTACAAGACATGAGAACAATATGGATTTTGGGCAATCTGAGTCAGGGACAAGATATTTTAAAAGGACCTTGGAGGGTTATAAGAGAGATAAGCTAAATTTTGTTGGTTGGCATATGGGACTTACCGAGGGGATAGCAGGAGAGGTGGCGGTGAGGTCTCGTCAAAAGGAAAAGAGAGCCTTTGCAATAGCGGTGCCTGTGTACTCAGCAGAAGATAAAGTGGTTCTTGGTTATTTGGTTGGCTATCTGGTCAATGATGTTGTGAGCAATATCCTAGATAGGTCTAGGTTTGGATTTTACAATAGGGGGAATTTGCTTTACCTTGATCCAAGTAATCATGCTGCTAATCCTTTGGTAGAGTACAATGAGGGTGCAAAGATGGGCTCAAAGTTTATCGGCCTTTTAAAGAGTGCTTTGTCTAAACCCCCAAGGCCGGCTGTTGTAGCAACTGAGGCTCCAGTTTATCAGATTGAGAGAGCTTACTTTCCAGAGATGGGATTGGACAATTATTATGCTATGCTACCGATTAGCAGTAAGCTCGGAGAGGATAGTGGGCTTTTGCTTGCAAGAATTCCTTACGAAGATATTTATGGTGTTATTGAAAGTTTGGCTTTGAAGTTTGTTATAGCTTCTATCTTGGGGGTTGTTGCAATAGTAGTTATCCTAGCGATGAGGATAGATGTAATTATTAGTCATAGGCTAGATTTGATTAGAAGTTTAGTAGGTGAGATAGTTCAGGGGAACCTAGATAAGGAGCATAGTCTTGATGATAAATGTTCTGATGAGTTGCATTCTTTGGGTATGCAAATTATTAGAATGCGAGATAATATCGCAAGTGCTATTAGGAGTGTTCTTCGAAACATCAGTTACGTTAATAAGGCGAGTGTTGAGGTTGCTAATTCAAGTCAGAACTTGAGTTCTGGTGCATTACAGCAAGCTTCGACTCTCGAGGAGATGTCAGCAAACATTGAGCAGATATCAGCTGGGGTTAGAATGAGTGCCAATAATTCTCGGCAGACAGAACAAATTGCACTAAAGACTAATGAAAATTCACAGATAGGAGGCAAAGCAGTTGAGGAGTCTGTTATGGCTATGCAGGCTATCGTTGAAAAGGTTAGCGTTATTGAAGAAATAGCTAGAAAGACTAATTTGCTTGCTTTAAATGCGGCCATTGAAGCCGCAAGAGCTGGGGATGAGGGTAAAGGATTTGCTGTTGTGGCGAGTGAGATTAGAAAGCTTGCCGATCTTAGTAAGATTTCTGCACTTGAGATTGGAGAGCTGGTTGAAGAAAATTCTAGAGTTGCAACGGAGGCGGGTTTAATATTTAAGGATATGTTACCCGAAATAGAGGAAACTACTAATCTTGTTAAGAAAATTTCTGATGAGAGCTCCAATCAGGATGAGCAGATTACTCAGTTTAAAATGGCACTTGATCAGGTTGGAGAGGTTGTCCAGGCTTCAGCAGCAAGTAGCGAGGAACTTTCAAGTATGGCTGAGAAGATGCTTGAGAAGTCCAAAGAGCTCAAGAGCGCAGTGTCTTTTTTCAAAATCAAGGATGTGGGAGATGTTACTGATTCTGACGGCTATTTTAGTCCTGATGAGGATGGAACCGGTTCTGTACCTGGTGGTATTAGTTCTTTGAATAAGGATAATGGTCTATCTTTAGGCGATAGAGAGGATGATGTTTATGGTAATTCAAATGTAGGTGTTGATTCTATTAATAAAAGGGTAGATCCTAATAAGGCTATTGATATCGTTGGTAAGAAATTGAATTTTGATGAAGATTTTTCAGATTTTTAG
- a CDS encoding HAD family hydrolase, with protein sequence MKIKACIFDMDGTLINSITDIASSMNSALKNLGYKEIGTDKFNSFVGRGFDKFVEKTLEYLSMNFNDKSIKYNLYEEFVKEYNQNLTSQTRAYDGIQGLLAELNKLKIPVGILSNKNHEELLAVTKNMFKDIDFFEVRGYSSRFEAKPDPANALDMIIELNVKPEEIAYIGDSDIDMITARNAGFLPIGVSWGFRSIEELKENGAKYIINRPSELLDIIK encoded by the coding sequence ATGAAAATAAAAGCTTGCATTTTTGACATGGACGGGACTTTAATAAACAGCATCACAGACATTGCATCTTCAATGAATTCTGCATTAAAAAATTTAGGATACAAAGAAATTGGAACAGACAAATTTAATAGCTTTGTTGGAAGAGGATTTGATAAATTTGTAGAAAAAACCTTAGAATATCTCAGTATGAACTTTAATGATAAAAGTATTAAGTACAACCTTTATGAAGAATTTGTAAAAGAATATAATCAAAACCTTACTTCTCAAACAAGGGCATACGATGGAATACAAGGTCTTCTGGCTGAACTTAATAAGCTTAAGATTCCTGTTGGAATTTTAAGCAACAAAAACCACGAAGAACTTTTGGCAGTAACAAAGAATATGTTTAAAGACATAGATTTTTTTGAAGTCAGAGGCTACTCCTCAAGATTTGAAGCAAAACCAGACCCTGCAAACGCTCTTGATATGATAATAGAGCTCAATGTTAAACCTGAAGAGATTGCATACATAGGAGACAGTGATATTGACATGATAACTGCTAGAAATGCTGGTTTTTTGCCAATTGGAGTTTCATGGGGGTTTAGATCAATAGAAGAATTGAAAGAAAATGGAGCAAAATACATTATAAACAGGCCTTCTGAACTTC
- a CDS encoding methyl-accepting chemotaxis protein — MKLRARILLLVSVLISIFISVLFFIFGMLINNNLTDQQLDLMKNLIRNVRNSLTIYVSSMEERVKINSMYLNSASKFESIATVKSRRMEFIMEQTEMLVKTGSNMLIADKNGDIVFTTAVKDNSDYGISIADRDYFLKLRESSSVYNSSVLLAEPGSIEEGLVKGISKIRNKAGQIPYLLIGIPLRDYETSDILGYFMLFYSTDYVYNSFKGISFGALGTGRAMVYDRSGVFLMHHTWLPGDNLSSINPYYSNVVKNTSEDLIQKGKELVVMHYFDPTNNGKPFVGLAQKLRGRLSNLPFIIFLRVTADDFYYMSRLTTFILGIGFVVTLFALGLVTVYLVSRLGSSLNGILNYSERLASGDFTVTDNPLKWETLELYRLYENLELLRTNFSSIARGVIENLDYLYENAIQIANASQNLSSGAVEQASTLEEMTANIEQISQGVSENTESASTTESIAVNTNERTKGGHKSVVKAIKAMEVITDKIGIIDEITRQTNLLALNASIEAARVGDKGKGFEVVAAEVRKLADQSKDSAREIIDIAHKSLTIASRAGNNFEQIVPGMEETARLVKNITRESSNQSNQIGQFKNAIEQVSQLVQTTASSSEELSAMSEKMLESVKDLKESVDYFKVDK, encoded by the coding sequence ATGAAACTGAGAGCTAGGATATTGCTTCTTGTTAGTGTTCTTATATCGATTTTTATTTCTGTGTTGTTTTTCATATTTGGGATGCTGATTAATAATAATTTGACAGATCAACAATTAGATCTGATGAAGAATTTGATTAGAAATGTTAGAAACTCCTTGACAATTTATGTTTCTTCAATGGAGGAGAGGGTAAAGATTAATTCAATGTATTTAAACTCTGCTTCTAAGTTTGAATCAATTGCTACTGTTAAGTCTAGAAGAATGGAATTTATTATGGAGCAGACTGAAATGCTTGTTAAGACGGGTAGTAACATGTTGATAGCCGATAAAAACGGGGACATAGTGTTTACTACTGCTGTTAAGGACAATAGTGATTATGGCATATCGATTGCTGATAGGGATTACTTCCTTAAGTTAAGAGAGTCCAGTTCTGTTTATAATTCTTCTGTTCTCTTAGCGGAGCCTGGTTCTATTGAAGAGGGTTTAGTTAAGGGTATCTCCAAGATAAGGAATAAGGCAGGTCAGATCCCTTATTTGTTAATAGGGATTCCTTTAAGGGATTATGAGACTAGTGATATTCTTGGTTACTTTATGCTCTTTTACTCAACAGATTATGTTTATAATTCGTTTAAGGGTATTAGTTTTGGGGCATTGGGAACCGGAAGGGCTATGGTATACGACAGGTCGGGTGTGTTTCTTATGCATCACACTTGGTTACCAGGCGATAATTTGTCTTCCATTAATCCTTATTACAGCAATGTGGTTAAGAACACATCTGAAGATTTGATTCAAAAAGGTAAAGAGCTTGTTGTTATGCATTATTTTGATCCTACAAACAACGGAAAGCCATTTGTAGGTCTTGCTCAAAAGTTAAGAGGACGGCTGTCTAATTTGCCCTTTATAATATTTTTACGGGTTACTGCAGATGATTTTTATTACATGAGTAGGTTGACTACTTTTATTTTAGGTATAGGTTTTGTTGTTACTTTATTTGCACTTGGCTTGGTGACTGTTTACCTTGTATCTAGGCTTGGTTCTTCTTTGAATGGGATTTTGAACTATTCCGAAAGGTTGGCTTCTGGAGATTTTACTGTTACAGATAATCCTTTAAAGTGGGAGACCTTGGAGTTATACAGGCTATATGAGAATTTAGAGCTTTTAAGGACTAATTTTTCATCCATAGCGAGGGGGGTCATTGAGAACCTTGATTACCTTTATGAGAATGCAATTCAGATAGCAAATGCGAGTCAGAATTTAAGTTCTGGGGCGGTAGAGCAGGCTTCTACTTTGGAAGAGATGACAGCAAATATTGAGCAGATATCCCAGGGTGTTTCTGAGAATACTGAGAGCGCATCTACTACAGAGAGCATTGCTGTTAATACGAATGAGAGGACTAAGGGAGGGCATAAATCTGTTGTAAAGGCTATTAAAGCAATGGAAGTTATTACAGACAAGATAGGTATTATTGATGAGATAACAAGGCAAACCAATTTGCTTGCTTTAAATGCTTCTATTGAGGCCGCTAGAGTAGGAGATAAGGGTAAAGGGTTTGAGGTTGTCGCTGCAGAGGTTAGAAAGCTTGCCGATCAGAGCAAGGATTCTGCTAGAGAAATCATTGATATAGCACATAAGAGTTTAACTATTGCAAGCAGGGCAGGTAATAACTTTGAGCAAATTGTACCTGGTATGGAGGAGACAGCTAGACTTGTTAAGAATATTACTAGGGAGAGTTCTAACCAGAGTAATCAGATAGGACAATTTAAAAATGCGATCGAACAAGTTAGCCAGTTAGTGCAAACAACAGCTTCAAGCAGCGAAGAGTTGTCAGCGATGTCTGAAAAGATGCTAGAGAGTGTTAAAGACTTAAAGGAATCAGTTGACTACTTTAAGGTTGATAAGTAA